One window from the genome of Desulfuromonas acetoxidans DSM 684 encodes:
- a CDS encoding M16 family metallopeptidase, whose product MNNEFQRFTLENGVRLLVTPCAHLHRVEMVCYVGVGSRYETAPQAGLSHFLEHMMFRGNDRFASGPLIEQAFEAVGGSVNAATDAETTSYFASVHPGCVEDGIQLFADLLQTPHFEGLETERSIVLEEAMSDFNEHGDDICPDNLMGRMMWDAHPLALPVIGFPETIRTFQRDDLVGWYQRYYTPDNLVICVAGPVDVQQVFKAVAHSWADWQGQCQVNFQPFSPQALPTRSPRSHWVKDSDSQVAIQLAWRTDGRHSPTSLGLRALRQVLGDGGACRLMLSLREDSGLTYSVDASLEEYADCGTFSIDLSTDPDNLVAVVEVLLKEAHQVQQPVGTDELQRVVQRVQYRLDFSRDNVEDLASRYGWGELTGCMRTLADEARSWQGVDAAQVLDAAQTCLRPERMYFVCVGPWRTKDRERVEQLLAEYVQQGCE is encoded by the coding sequence ATGAATAACGAGTTTCAGCGTTTTACCTTAGAGAATGGTGTCCGCTTGTTGGTCACGCCGTGTGCCCATCTTCATCGGGTGGAGATGGTGTGCTATGTGGGAGTCGGCAGTCGTTACGAAACCGCACCGCAGGCAGGTCTTTCGCACTTTCTCGAACATATGATGTTTCGCGGCAATGACCGTTTTGCCAGCGGACCGCTCATTGAACAGGCATTTGAAGCGGTGGGCGGTTCGGTCAACGCGGCAACGGATGCTGAAACGACCAGTTACTTTGCCAGTGTGCATCCCGGATGCGTCGAGGATGGGATTCAGTTGTTTGCTGACCTGCTGCAAACCCCGCATTTTGAAGGGTTGGAGACGGAGCGCTCCATTGTTCTTGAAGAGGCGATGAGCGACTTCAATGAGCATGGTGACGATATCTGTCCGGATAACCTGATGGGGCGGATGATGTGGGATGCCCATCCACTGGCGCTGCCGGTGATCGGCTTTCCCGAAACGATTCGCACCTTTCAGCGTGACGACCTTGTTGGCTGGTATCAACGTTATTACACCCCGGATAATCTGGTGATCTGTGTCGCCGGGCCGGTGGATGTCCAGCAGGTGTTCAAGGCGGTTGCCCATTCTTGGGCAGATTGGCAAGGCCAGTGCCAGGTGAACTTTCAGCCGTTCTCCCCCCAGGCGTTGCCGACCCGTTCGCCGCGCAGTCATTGGGTCAAGGATTCCGATTCGCAGGTGGCGATTCAGTTGGCTTGGCGCACCGACGGGCGGCACAGCCCCACGTCGCTTGGTCTGCGTGCGCTGCGCCAGGTGCTTGGGGATGGTGGCGCATGTCGGCTGATGCTGAGTCTTCGTGAAGATTCCGGTTTAACCTACAGCGTGGATGCCAGTCTGGAAGAGTATGCTGACTGCGGTACGTTTTCCATTGATCTGTCCACGGACCCCGACAATCTGGTGGCAGTGGTAGAGGTGCTCCTCAAAGAAGCGCACCAGGTCCAGCAACCTGTTGGTACAGATGAATTGCAACGGGTGGTGCAACGGGTACAATACCGGCTGGATTTCAGTCGTGACAATGTTGAAGATCTGGCTTCACGGTATGGTTGGGGAGAGTTGACCGGCTGCATGCGCACCCTGGCCGATGAAGCACGCAGTTGGCAGGGGGTCGATGCGGCTCAGGTGCTTGACGCCGCACAAACCTGTTTGCGTCCGGAGCGGATGTATTTTGTCTGTGTCGGCCCTTGGCGTACCAAGGACCGGGAGCGGGTGGAGCAACTGCTTGCCGAGTATGTGCAACAGGGATGTGAGTGA
- the hemA gene encoding glutamyl-tRNA reductase has protein sequence MDIFVVGLSHKTAPVAVREKVAFPPENMQTPLEQVLALPGIAEAVIVSTCNRVELYAVGPDALVGINQLKRFMAIYHQLDDEMLEDHLYSLSGDDAIRHVFKVTASLDSMVIGEPQILGQIKTAYGYAVEFKSVGLILNRFLHKAFSVAKRVRTETNIAGNAVSVSFAAVELARKIFGTIEGKTVMLVGAGEMCELAAKHFMNNGVDRVLVTNRTFARAEKLASEFSGQAILFENFHDHLQQVDILLSSTGATSFIINPDHVNGALRQRKQRPMFFIDIAVPRDIDPRVNDINNAYLYDVDDLQGVVNANLKERQKEASAAEEIIEHEIGQFRQWLGGLDVVPTIVALRQKVDQMRQIEVEKTFANLKHLSDKDRKAIAAMSNALMNKILHPPTRVLKQAQKDNDAQPYVDALQTLFDLEVDAPEGEMKQMDGE, from the coding sequence ATGGATATTTTTGTTGTTGGACTAAGTCATAAAACGGCACCGGTTGCCGTGCGCGAGAAGGTGGCGTTTCCACCGGAAAACATGCAGACCCCTCTCGAACAGGTTCTGGCACTGCCGGGCATTGCCGAGGCGGTGATTGTGTCCACCTGTAACCGGGTCGAACTTTATGCTGTCGGTCCAGATGCCCTGGTTGGCATCAACCAGCTCAAGCGTTTTATGGCCATCTATCATCAACTCGATGATGAGATGCTCGAAGACCACCTGTACAGCCTGAGTGGCGATGACGCCATTCGTCACGTGTTTAAGGTGACGGCCAGTCTTGACTCCATGGTGATTGGTGAGCCGCAGATTCTCGGTCAGATCAAAACCGCCTATGGCTATGCCGTTGAGTTCAAAAGCGTCGGACTGATTCTCAACCGCTTTTTGCACAAGGCGTTTTCCGTGGCCAAACGGGTGCGGACTGAAACCAATATTGCCGGCAATGCGGTGTCAGTGTCGTTTGCTGCTGTGGAATTGGCACGAAAGATTTTCGGCACCATTGAAGGCAAAACCGTTATGTTGGTCGGCGCCGGAGAGATGTGTGAACTGGCGGCCAAACACTTCATGAATAATGGTGTCGATCGGGTTCTGGTCACCAACCGTACCTTTGCCCGTGCAGAAAAACTCGCCAGCGAATTTTCCGGCCAGGCCATTCTGTTTGAGAATTTTCACGATCATCTGCAACAGGTGGATATCTTGCTTTCCTCCACCGGCGCGACCAGTTTTATTATCAACCCGGATCACGTGAATGGCGCGTTACGTCAGCGCAAACAGCGGCCGATGTTTTTCATCGACATTGCCGTGCCACGAGATATTGATCCTCGAGTCAACGATATCAATAACGCCTATCTCTATGATGTCGATGATTTGCAGGGGGTGGTCAATGCCAATCTCAAGGAGCGCCAGAAAGAGGCATCCGCTGCTGAGGAGATTATCGAGCATGAGATTGGTCAGTTCCGGCAATGGTTAGGCGGCCTGGATGTGGTGCCGACCATTGTGGCCCTGCGGCAAAAGGTGGATCAGATGCGTCAGATCGAGGTGGAAAAAACCTTTGCGAATCTCAAGCACTTGAGTGACAAAGATCGCAAAGCGATTGCCGCCATGAGTAATGCCCTGATGAATAAAATTCTCCATCCACCCACCCGGGTGCTGAAACAGGCGCAGAAAGACAACGATGCCCAGCCTTATGTCGATGCCTTGCAGACCCTGTTTGACCTTGAGGTCGACGCCCCTGAAGGTGAAATGAAGCAGATGGATGGCGAATAG
- a CDS encoding SIS domain-containing protein, translating into MSESKLFSLFQEHNQCLEEGLALCADVLDPLAASLAESFAQEQRLLIIGSGIMAPIAMAVAQAFAYQLNTERPPLPVVYVEPGAGIRSAVAAGDDAGQLYCGALQAIAREDDQLLIFDGTSDDAVIGAAQTARDLDCAVTVLCAGDSARWADVETDSLVVLPDAAAGRRAELLLFLGHVLCQIVEGELFGL; encoded by the coding sequence GTTGGCGCTGTGTGCCGATGTCCTTGATCCTCTGGCCGCCTCCCTGGCGGAATCGTTCGCTCAGGAGCAGCGGCTGCTGATTATCGGCAGCGGAATAATGGCTCCTATTGCCATGGCGGTTGCCCAGGCTTTTGCCTATCAGTTGAATACCGAACGTCCACCGTTGCCTGTTGTTTATGTTGAGCCGGGTGCGGGGATCCGTTCTGCCGTTGCGGCGGGCGATGATGCCGGCCAGCTCTACTGTGGTGCTTTGCAGGCGATTGCCCGTGAAGACGATCAGTTGTTGATTTTTGACGGAACCTCCGATGATGCCGTGATTGGTGCTGCCCAAACGGCACGAGATCTGGATTGTGCCGTGACGGTACTCTGCGCAGGGGATTCGGCGCGGTGGGCCGATGTTGAAACCGACTCGCTGGTGGTGTTGCCGGATGCCGCAGCAGGGCGCCGGGCCGAATTGCTGTTGTTTCTCGGGCATGTCCTGTGTCAGATAGTCGAAGGGGAGTTGTTTGGCCTGTAA
- a CDS encoding uroporphyrinogen-III synthase — MSALPLTGKRILVTRAAHQAQSFVRLLEAQGATAITCPLIEIVAPASWQRLDEALARLQDYDDLILTSVNAVDMVFSRLGKGVVPQTALDGVRLVCVGPKTAKSLQHYGYQPDLQPDEYRAEAVVAALTAEGVRGRKVLYPRAELARDLIPSSLTQAGAEVDDPIAYRTLPAKGSALQIRGLLDDKAVDVVTFSSSSSVDNFVDLLGDDVTLLTRHVVLASIGPLTTATAVKHGLAIEVEPAEYTLDGLVQALIDYFNPSGHSG; from the coding sequence ATGTCTGCCTTGCCGTTAACTGGAAAGAGGATCCTGGTTACCCGGGCGGCCCATCAGGCGCAAAGCTTTGTGCGTCTGCTCGAAGCCCAAGGGGCGACGGCTATCACCTGCCCGCTGATTGAGATCGTGGCCCCGGCCAGTTGGCAGCGGCTGGATGAGGCTCTGGCCCGGTTGCAGGATTATGACGATCTCATCCTGACCTCGGTCAATGCCGTTGATATGGTTTTTAGTCGCCTGGGAAAAGGTGTCGTGCCGCAAACGGCCCTCGATGGTGTTCGCCTGGTGTGTGTCGGCCCCAAAACGGCCAAATCTCTACAGCACTATGGCTATCAACCCGATCTGCAGCCCGATGAATATCGTGCGGAAGCGGTGGTGGCGGCTCTGACTGCTGAAGGTGTGCGGGGGCGCAAGGTCCTGTACCCTCGTGCTGAGCTGGCCCGCGATCTGATTCCATCCAGCTTGACACAGGCCGGTGCTGAGGTTGATGATCCGATTGCCTACCGGACCTTGCCGGCCAAGGGCAGTGCCTTACAGATTCGCGGTCTGCTTGATGATAAAGCCGTGGATGTCGTAACGTTCAGTTCCTCCTCCAGTGTCGATAATTTTGTTGATCTTCTTGGAGACGACGTGACTCTATTGACACGTCATGTGGTGCTGGCCTCCATTGGGCCGTTGACCACGGCCACGGCTGTTAAGCACGGCCTGGCCATTGAGGTAGAACCAGCGGAGTATACTCTGGACGGACTGGTCCAGGCGTTGATTGATTATTTTAACCCTTCCGGACATTCCGGATAA
- the hemB gene encoding porphobilinogen synthase produces MLFPEYRARRLRRGDVMRRMVRETHLRVDDLIYPMFSAFGNDIKQEIPSMPGIYQQSIEHIVAEAKEVYALGIPAVILFGIPEEKDPMGKDAYCDSGIIQETIRAIKKEVPELMVITDVCMCEYTDHGHCGVIKDGDVDNDETLKLLAAEALSHVQAGADIVAPSDMMDGRIAAIRTILDENDFSQIPIMSYSVKYASAYYGPFRDAADSTPQFGDRRSYQMDPANRIEAFREAALDVDECADFLMVKPALAYLDILRDIKERFDLPLVAYNVSGEYSMVKAAAEKGWIDHDRVVMETLIGMKRAGADLIITYHAKEAAQLLKG; encoded by the coding sequence ATGCTTTTTCCCGAATATCGAGCTCGTCGTCTGCGTCGTGGTGACGTTATGCGCCGCATGGTGCGCGAAACCCATCTGCGTGTTGACGATCTGATTTATCCCATGTTCAGTGCTTTCGGCAACGACATCAAGCAAGAGATCCCCTCCATGCCGGGCATTTATCAGCAGTCCATTGAGCATATCGTTGCCGAAGCGAAAGAGGTTTACGCTCTGGGAATCCCGGCGGTCATTCTGTTCGGTATCCCCGAAGAGAAAGATCCCATGGGCAAAGATGCGTACTGCGACAGCGGCATCATTCAGGAGACCATCCGTGCCATCAAGAAAGAGGTGCCGGAGTTGATGGTGATCACCGATGTCTGCATGTGTGAGTACACCGATCACGGCCATTGCGGCGTGATTAAGGACGGCGATGTCGACAACGATGAAACTCTAAAACTGCTGGCGGCTGAAGCGTTGTCCCATGTTCAGGCCGGTGCCGATATTGTCGCGCCCAGCGACATGATGGACGGTCGCATTGCTGCCATTCGTACCATTCTCGATGAGAACGATTTCAGCCAGATTCCGATCATGAGTTACTCGGTGAAATATGCCAGCGCCTATTACGGTCCGTTCCGTGACGCGGCCGATTCCACTCCGCAGTTCGGTGACCGGCGCAGCTACCAGATGGATCCGGCCAACCGTATTGAAGCGTTTCGCGAAGCGGCTCTCGATGTCGACGAGTGTGCCGATTTTCTCATGGTGAAGCCGGCTCTGGCTTATCTTGATATCCTGCGTGATATCAAAGAGCGCTTTGATCTGCCGCTGGTAGCCTACAATGTGTCCGGCGAGTATTCGATGGTCAAAGCGGCTGCGGAAAAAGGCTGGATCGACCATGATCGGGTGGTGATGGAAACCCTGATCGGCATGAAGCGTGCCGGGGCCGATTTGATTATCACCTATCATGCCAAAGAGGCCGCACAACTGCTCAAGGGGTGA
- the ccsB gene encoding c-type cytochrome biogenesis protein CcsB, whose translation MSLNILLFKLTLVAYAVATALYLFSAVANKKGMDRWGRFALMGAFALHTVTLIARYVEIGYTPVTNLHESLSFFAWALAGTFLVVDWKLRMVVLAATTCTIVLVMMLFGSLVPMHGQELNPALDSFWLPIHVALAFLGNAVFTVAFVAAIFYLLQERMLKSKKFSALYYRLPSLETLDMINYRCLTFGFPLMTMGIISGAVWADAAWGTYWSWDPKESWALITWFLYAALLHGRLTTGWRGRRAAIFAIIGFAFVLFTFLGVNLLLPGLHSYSSMNG comes from the coding sequence ATGAGCTTGAATATCCTGTTGTTTAAGCTGACGTTGGTGGCCTATGCCGTGGCAACAGCCCTGTATCTATTCAGTGCCGTTGCCAATAAAAAGGGCATGGACCGTTGGGGGCGCTTTGCCTTGATGGGGGCGTTTGCCCTGCATACCGTCACGCTGATTGCCCGTTATGTTGAGATCGGCTATACCCCGGTGACCAACCTTCACGAGTCATTGTCGTTCTTCGCCTGGGCTCTTGCCGGAACATTTCTGGTGGTGGACTGGAAGTTGCGCATGGTGGTTCTGGCAGCGACCACCTGTACCATTGTGCTGGTGATGATGTTGTTCGGCAGTCTGGTTCCCATGCATGGTCAGGAACTTAATCCGGCCCTTGACAGTTTCTGGCTGCCGATCCATGTCGCCCTGGCCTTTCTCGGCAATGCGGTGTTTACCGTTGCCTTTGTCGCGGCCATTTTTTATTTGCTGCAGGAGCGGATGCTCAAGAGTAAGAAATTCTCCGCGCTGTATTACCGTCTGCCATCGTTGGAAACCCTCGATATGATCAATTATCGGTGCCTGACCTTCGGATTCCCCCTGATGACGATGGGGATTATCTCCGGTGCGGTGTGGGCGGATGCCGCTTGGGGAACCTACTGGAGCTGGGATCCCAAAGAATCCTGGGCGTTGATCACCTGGTTTTTGTACGCGGCCCTGTTGCATGGTCGTCTGACCACCGGCTGGCGTGGCCGGCGGGCGGCTATTTTTGCCATCATCGGTTTTGCTTTTGTGTTGTTTACCTTCCTCGGTGTCAACCTGCTGCTGCCCGGATTGCACAGTTACAGCTCCATGAATGGTTGA